In a genomic window of Lacrimispora sp. BS-2:
- a CDS encoding DUF4886 domain-containing protein encodes MKRSRLVKVVIGILAVLVIVFFAGYLLIYNALKGDKIQVMDFDQELNLRKPAQIKTDPAILFLGNSMTYFNDLPTVFLNLSQSGGFEAEVYELTEGSYRLEYFADETDEVGAQACDALKNYDWDYVVLQEQSGISTIQAEENMYPAARTLDSMIREANGESVFLMTWAYKEGFSFPILGLEFKNTREEMQTQMAQNYMNIADELDALLAPAGIAFMRCASDYPEIELWDEDENHPSPAGTYLAACVLYQVLYDQSPSELDYTADLDRQTASKLQLVAAGIR; translated from the coding sequence ATGAAGCGATCAAGATTAGTAAAGGTAGTAATTGGAATTTTAGCAGTTTTGGTCATTGTTTTTTTTGCCGGATATCTTCTTATCTACAACGCATTAAAGGGTGATAAAATCCAGGTGATGGATTTTGACCAGGAGCTGAATTTAAGAAAACCGGCACAGATAAAAACTGACCCGGCCATTCTGTTTCTGGGAAACAGCATGACCTATTTTAATGATCTTCCAACGGTATTTTTGAATTTAAGCCAGAGCGGAGGATTCGAAGCAGAGGTATATGAATTGACGGAAGGTTCATACCGTCTTGAATATTTTGCGGATGAAACCGATGAAGTTGGGGCACAGGCCTGTGATGCACTAAAGAATTACGATTGGGATTACGTAGTTTTGCAGGAACAAAGCGGCATTTCCACAATACAGGCAGAAGAGAACATGTATCCTGCTGCAAGAACGCTTGACAGTATGATCCGGGAAGCAAACGGAGAATCTGTGTTTCTTATGACATGGGCTTATAAAGAAGGCTTTTCTTTTCCGATATTAGGACTGGAATTTAAAAATACAAGAGAAGAAATGCAGACTCAAATGGCTCAAAATTACATGAACATTGCAGATGAGCTGGATGCATTGCTGGCACCGGCAGGTATCGCATTTATGCGGTGTGCGTCCGATTATCCTGAGATTGAACTCTGGGATGAAGATGAGAATCACCCTTCGCCGGCAGGGACTTATCTGGCGGCATGTGTTTTGTATCAGGTATTGTACGATCAGTCTCCCAGTGAACTTGATTACACCGCCGACTTAGACAGGCAGACAGCTTCAAAGCTTCAGCTGGTTGCGGCCGGCATCCGGTAA
- the pgmB gene encoding beta-phosphoglucomutase, whose protein sequence is MENLNLIKAVIFDLDGVIVSTDEYHYLAWKRLADETGLYFDRNINSALRGVSRLESLNIILSLQGRHVPESDKLQLTDKKNGYYKEYLENLSPASITEDTVNALSGLRKNGFLLAIGSSSKNAGFILNRIGYGTFFDTIVDGNDIKRSKPDPEVFELAAKRLGVLPENCIVVEDSEAGIEAALACGMRTAAVGYAAETGCGDWNFGKLSELALKVV, encoded by the coding sequence ATGGAGAATTTAAATTTGATAAAAGCTGTTATCTTTGATCTGGACGGCGTAATCGTTTCCACGGATGAATACCACTACCTTGCCTGGAAACGTTTGGCTGACGAAACAGGGCTGTATTTTGACAGAAATATAAATTCCGCCCTGCGGGGGGTCAGCCGCTTGGAAAGCTTAAACATTATATTATCCCTCCAGGGCCGCCATGTGCCCGAAAGCGATAAATTACAGCTGACAGATAAGAAAAACGGCTACTATAAAGAGTATCTGGAAAATTTAAGTCCCGCTTCCATCACAGAGGATACGGTAAATGCCTTGTCTGGTCTCCGTAAGAACGGATTCCTGTTAGCCATTGGCTCTTCCAGTAAAAATGCAGGGTTTATACTGAACCGGATCGGCTACGGCACTTTTTTTGATACGATTGTGGATGGCAATGATATCAAACGCTCCAAGCCGGACCCGGAGGTGTTTGAGCTGGCGGCAAAGCGTCTGGGAGTCCTGCCGGAGAACTGTATCGTGGTGGAAGATTCGGAGGCCGGAATTGAAGCGGCTCTCGCCTGCGGCATGAGGACGGCGGCCGTGGGATATGCGGCGGAGACAGGGTGCGGGGATTGGAATTTTGGCAAGCTGTCAGAACTTGCGTTGAAAGTGGTGTAA
- a CDS encoding TIM-barrel domain-containing protein yields MKQKKRFLSLSLVFALLFTALWPASQPATARAAVSALGDVIGTQVNGTTLVLTVDSGSSPSDKLTLEVCGEDILRVNYQPDGAPSSEQTPMIDPDLKWDASAAVINTASDPITIKTDEMQVEINKKPCRMTVKKADGTTLFWEPQSGGVYHDGVRFVRQDSSNLYGIHSFDCFDENGNLLRNDNTQAARAGQQGNSGGPFLWSTAGYGLLVDSDGGYPYTNSKDKKMEFYYGGTPVEGRRYEKDNVEYYILLGEPKEIMKGYSKITGTSPMLPKWAQGFSNFEWGINEQEMMEMIDTYRAKNIPLDSYAFDYDWKLYGQDNYGEFKWNTGNFPSAGSGALKKIMDAKGVKMIGITKPRIVTKISGGKTTAQGQDAANNGYFYPGHNEYVDYFYPVTVRSIDPYKSAERTWWWNNSIDAFNKGIVGWWNDETDKVSSNGAEYWFGNYNTLHLAQSIYEGQREYAKDNVRVWQTGRNYYPGTQRYATSIWSGDVATQFYKGERVSWAAGLKEQKAALLSTINNGQPKWGSDGGGFNQNSGNIENPSPELYTRWLQFESVVPVFRVHGNLNQQRQPWYYGYTAEENVKSAIHLRYSLLPYFYSYEREAYESGLGLVRPLLFDYPQDDKVKDYSDAWMLGDWLLTAPVTERGQSCKWIYLPEGKWIDYNRGTAYKGGQYIPYSLDTKSWSDLPLFVKEGAIIPSQDVVDYVGQKKTEQVFVDIFPSSQKTEFRYYDDDGLTYGYENGKYFSQTISGQENSGQIQIGISAKSGSYTNGVDYYYLAVHGNAAGQVTKNASQLQEYADLNALIAANGGGFAKSRDIYGEVTYIKTQAGMSNADKLVLSGNTPVTLSDQKYEAEYASLSGKTVADQPKVGKDHTGFSGTGFVNGMERSQAAVTFYAKAANPGDYEVTLRCSNGAKAAKTAKTLSAYVNGTYCGQADIPSTGSWDTWGDVKVLLPLTAGSNSITFKYDPDAGDTGFVNIDYLAVPFEPERMVIEAENSPLYGTAKTNQDHWFYSGSGFVDSMVSQNAEVAFEVDLEQGGTYKADFRYSNGNQSAKDLNLYVNGNYGGNLQFAGTDGNWNNWQTVSTDLALSKGRNRISLRYDAGNSGNINLDKLTLAAAASGAYPENLLDNGDFERPASFTSNWTEWHPGGQALAYGVDSGSGTNPPESPVEGEKRAYFYNASAYEQSIHQGLKVENGSYRVEAFVKVVNTSPGVGRMEITNYGGNGIYVDMPKSGSGWHKIEAGNVLVTNGTIDIGFYCSSSGGTTVHIDDVRLYKN; encoded by the coding sequence ATGAAACAGAAAAAACGTTTTCTATCATTAAGTTTAGTATTTGCCTTATTGTTTACCGCTCTGTGGCCGGCCTCCCAGCCGGCCACGGCCAGGGCGGCTGTATCTGCCTTAGGTGACGTAATTGGCACACAGGTCAACGGAACCACTCTGGTCCTTACCGTGGACAGCGGTTCCTCTCCTTCGGATAAACTGACGCTGGAGGTTTGCGGCGAAGACATCCTGCGGGTAAACTACCAGCCTGACGGAGCCCCTTCCAGTGAGCAGACACCCATGATCGATCCTGATCTTAAATGGGACGCAAGTGCTGCCGTCATTAATACGGCTTCCGATCCCATAACCATAAAAACGGACGAAATGCAGGTTGAAATCAACAAAAAGCCCTGTCGGATGACTGTTAAAAAAGCCGACGGCACAACCCTGTTTTGGGAACCCCAAAGCGGAGGAGTATACCACGATGGCGTTCGCTTTGTCCGTCAGGATTCTTCCAACCTATACGGAATCCACAGCTTTGACTGTTTTGATGAAAACGGCAATCTGCTGCGCAATGACAACACACAGGCAGCCAGGGCAGGCCAGCAGGGCAATTCAGGCGGTCCCTTCCTCTGGTCCACAGCAGGCTATGGTCTGCTGGTAGATTCGGACGGCGGCTACCCTTATACCAATTCCAAAGATAAGAAAATGGAATTTTACTATGGGGGAACACCGGTGGAAGGCCGCAGGTATGAAAAAGATAATGTGGAATATTACATTTTGCTGGGAGAGCCAAAAGAGATTATGAAAGGCTATTCCAAGATTACCGGAACATCTCCCATGCTTCCCAAGTGGGCACAGGGCTTTTCCAATTTTGAGTGGGGGATCAATGAACAGGAAATGATGGAAATGATTGATACCTACCGTGCAAAAAACATTCCCCTGGACAGTTATGCTTTTGACTATGACTGGAAGCTTTACGGACAGGATAACTATGGTGAATTTAAGTGGAATACAGGGAATTTTCCCTCTGCCGGAAGCGGTGCCTTAAAAAAAATCATGGACGCAAAGGGCGTGAAAATGATCGGCATTACCAAGCCGCGGATTGTAACAAAGATTTCCGGCGGCAAAACTACCGCCCAGGGCCAGGATGCGGCCAATAACGGGTATTTCTATCCGGGACACAACGAATACGTGGATTATTTTTATCCTGTTACCGTACGCAGTATTGACCCTTACAAATCCGCTGAACGGACCTGGTGGTGGAACAATTCCATTGATGCATTTAACAAAGGGATCGTGGGATGGTGGAACGATGAAACCGATAAGGTTTCCTCTAATGGGGCAGAGTACTGGTTCGGAAATTATAATACCCTGCATCTTGCCCAGTCTATTTACGAGGGACAGCGGGAATATGCCAAGGATAATGTCCGCGTGTGGCAGACGGGCAGAAACTACTATCCGGGTACCCAGCGCTATGCAACCAGCATATGGTCAGGAGACGTTGCCACCCAGTTTTACAAGGGGGAGCGGGTTTCCTGGGCCGCCGGCTTAAAAGAACAGAAGGCAGCCCTGCTTTCTACCATAAACAACGGACAGCCGAAATGGGGTTCAGACGGCGGAGGCTTTAATCAAAATTCCGGAAACATTGAAAACCCCAGTCCAGAGCTTTATACCCGCTGGCTCCAATTTGAATCCGTTGTGCCTGTTTTCCGGGTTCACGGCAACCTAAACCAACAGCGCCAGCCCTGGTATTACGGCTATACGGCAGAGGAAAATGTAAAATCAGCCATTCATTTACGCTACTCCCTGCTTCCTTATTTCTATTCCTATGAAAGAGAGGCTTATGAAAGCGGTCTGGGCCTGGTGCGCCCGCTGCTGTTTGACTACCCTCAGGACGACAAGGTAAAGGATTACTCCGATGCATGGATGCTGGGAGACTGGCTCCTTACGGCTCCGGTTACAGAACGGGGACAGTCCTGCAAGTGGATTTACCTCCCGGAGGGAAAATGGATCGACTACAACAGGGGAACCGCATATAAGGGCGGACAATATATTCCCTACAGCCTGGATACCAAGTCCTGGTCCGACCTGCCCCTCTTTGTGAAGGAAGGGGCTATTATCCCCTCACAGGATGTAGTTGACTACGTGGGGCAGAAGAAAACAGAACAGGTTTTCGTAGACATATTCCCTTCATCCCAGAAGACAGAGTTCCGGTATTATGACGACGACGGCCTTACCTATGGCTACGAAAATGGAAAGTATTTCTCTCAGACCATATCCGGCCAGGAAAATTCCGGCCAGATTCAGATCGGCATATCAGCCAAATCCGGAAGCTATACAAACGGTGTGGATTACTACTACCTGGCTGTTCATGGCAACGCTGCCGGACAGGTGACGAAAAATGCCTCCCAGTTACAGGAATACGCCGACTTAAATGCCCTTATTGCCGCAAATGGCGGAGGATTTGCAAAATCCAGGGACATTTACGGGGAAGTTACTTATATAAAGACCCAGGCAGGCATGTCAAATGCGGACAAACTGGTTTTATCCGGTAACACGCCAGTCACACTGTCCGATCAGAAATACGAGGCCGAATACGCTTCCCTTTCCGGGAAAACAGTGGCCGACCAGCCCAAGGTTGGCAAGGATCATACAGGATTTTCCGGTACTGGTTTTGTAAACGGTATGGAAAGGTCCCAGGCAGCAGTAACATTTTATGCCAAAGCCGCAAATCCAGGGGATTATGAGGTGACCCTGCGCTGTTCCAACGGCGCAAAGGCCGCAAAGACCGCAAAGACCTTATCCGCATACGTTAACGGCACATACTGCGGCCAGGCGGACATCCCGTCCACCGGAAGCTGGGATACCTGGGGAGATGTGAAAGTACTCCTGCCCCTTACCGCGGGAAGCAACAGCATTACCTTCAAATACGATCCTGATGCAGGGGATACAGGCTTTGTAAATATTGACTATCTGGCAGTTCCCTTTGAGCCGGAACGCATGGTAATAGAAGCGGAAAACTCCCCTCTTTACGGGACTGCAAAGACAAACCAGGATCATTGGTTCTACAGCGGCAGCGGTTTTGTGGATTCCATGGTTTCCCAGAATGCGGAAGTGGCCTTTGAGGTCGATTTAGAGCAGGGCGGAACCTATAAGGCAGATTTCCGCTACAGCAACGGGAACCAGAGCGCGAAGGATTTAAACTTATACGTAAATGGAAACTATGGGGGCAACCTGCAATTTGCCGGTACAGACGGAAACTGGAACAACTGGCAGACCGTAAGCACAGATCTGGCGCTTTCAAAGGGAAGAAACCGAATTTCTCTTCGCTATGACGCAGGCAATTCCGGCAACATCAACCTTGACAAATTGACACTGGCCGCCGCCGCTTCCGGTGCTTATCCGGAAAATCTTTTGGACAACGGCGATTTCGAGCGGCCCGCTTCCTTTACTTCCAACTGGACGGAGTGGCATCCCGGCGGCCAGGCCCTGGCTTATGGTGTTGATTCCGGATCCGGCACAAATCCGCCGGAATCTCCGGTAGAAGGCGAAAAGCGGGCGTATTTTTACAATGCATCCGCTTATGAACAGAGCATTCATCAGGGGCTTAAGGTGGAAAACGGAAGCTATCGGGTGGAAGCCTTTGTGAAGGTGGTAAATACCTCTCCGGGCGTGGGACGCATGGAGATCACAAACTACGGCGGCAATGGGATTTACGTGGATATGCCAAAGTCTGGAAGCGGGTGGCACAAAATAGAGGCCGGCAATGTTCTGGTTACAAACGGTACCATTGACATTGGATTCTATTGTTCTTCCAGCGGCGGAACGACGGTACACATTGACGATGTAAGATTGTATAAAAATTAA
- a CDS encoding TIM-barrel domain-containing protein, giving the protein MRKKLMAILLSICCILLNVSPAFALEGTWHDPYGLNDIYEIEPTERSPRNPVAGQSVRIHSTTWPVESGQKVWISYTVNGIKKTDAGAGWSYNSGNNSYWEADLGSFAKGDVVEYTVHADVNGTNTKTIGPFTFHVTDWEKVKSVSLNSYNNGTVVFDVKADTGNFSPKLALSFTDEETVRFQLSPKGDGKFASGISGYTVTENAEKVEIKTGKLRLTVTKNPYALEVYSYEHNRVLTSNGGMGKEMSWLTDGKDVIGQFRDGYLSPSDERFYGFGEHYDGAEKRGEVVETYIYNQYQNQGSKTYLSVPFFVTSKGYGIYLNTTCYSRFDMAAANGDRYVFEADTEQVDSPLLDYYLISASTPGKVVGKYNTISGMPQELPKWAFGLWMSANEWDTQSEALEAMNQSKNNDIPATVLVLEQWSDENTFYVWNEAAYTPVSGSAAFSNSDFTYGSKWPNPKAMTDTLHENGLKLVLWQIPVLKYTPYSYGQKDNDEAYMLQKGYAVSDGHNGAYRIPESGWFGNSLLLDFTNPEAVDWWMNKRAYLFDDIKIDGVKTDGGEMVWRKDTSFHNGGTDLSMRNAYPNAYIKGYNDFVKKKTGEGITFSRSGTAGVQSSGAFWAGDQTSSFSAFRDALSAGLSAGISGVPFWSWDLAGFTGKFPSAELYKRSTQMAAFAPIMQFHSEKSNPSPSEERSPWNVQSRTGDNSIVPMFRKYTNTRMNLLPYIFSEAQNSAHVGTPMMRAMFLDNPEDSNTYDLEEQYMFGRSLLVAPVVWEGQTVKSVYLPEGEWIDFWHNALTPGGMAKDYYADVDSIPVYVKSGSILPLNLNKNYEMGGSIGNDVENYENLTFRIYPEGESTYTLSHSDRSTMTVRAAENFAADTVTVDLPASQIPITTQVFGTRPAKVNVNGQALQEVNTLDGFIKAQSGYYYNQNEKLTYIKTASGAVKKIELKGVNKAPYEAEHASLNHVSTNTDKSGYYGDGFVDQFADNGDWVEFEVYSKEKRTASLSVRYSAGVTAGQRTVKVNGVNAGTLALPVTSGWNAWNTADIPINLNRGRNTVRISYENGDFAGINLDCILVK; this is encoded by the coding sequence ATGAGAAAGAAGCTTATGGCCATTTTACTGAGTATATGCTGTATTTTACTTAATGTTTCACCGGCGTTTGCGCTGGAAGGAACGTGGCACGATCCTTATGGATTAAATGATATTTATGAAATAGAACCTACTGAGCGTTCGCCAAGAAACCCAGTCGCAGGCCAGTCTGTGCGGATACACAGCACCACCTGGCCTGTGGAATCCGGACAAAAGGTTTGGATTTCCTACACCGTAAATGGCATCAAAAAGACAGATGCAGGCGCAGGCTGGTCCTATAACAGCGGGAATAATTCTTACTGGGAGGCGGATTTAGGCTCCTTTGCAAAAGGGGACGTTGTGGAGTATACGGTCCATGCAGACGTAAACGGCACAAACACCAAAACCATCGGTCCCTTTACCTTTCACGTAACTGACTGGGAAAAAGTCAAATCCGTATCTTTAAATTCCTATAATAACGGAACTGTGGTTTTTGACGTGAAGGCTGATACGGGAAATTTCTCCCCTAAGCTGGCCCTTAGCTTTACGGACGAGGAAACGGTGCGTTTCCAGCTTTCACCAAAGGGAGACGGGAAATTTGCTTCCGGTATATCCGGTTACACGGTGACGGAAAATGCCGAAAAAGTGGAAATAAAGACCGGCAAGCTGCGTCTCACCGTCACAAAGAATCCATACGCCTTAGAGGTATACAGTTACGAACACAACAGGGTTTTGACTTCTAACGGCGGAATGGGCAAGGAGATGTCCTGGCTGACTGACGGAAAAGACGTGATCGGCCAGTTCCGGGATGGGTATCTCTCTCCTTCCGACGAGCGCTTCTACGGTTTCGGAGAGCATTATGACGGTGCGGAGAAACGGGGAGAGGTGGTTGAAACCTACATTTACAACCAGTATCAGAACCAGGGAAGCAAGACCTATTTATCGGTCCCCTTTTTCGTGACCAGCAAAGGATACGGAATTTACTTAAATACCACCTGTTATTCCAGGTTCGATATGGCGGCTGCCAATGGGGACCGGTATGTGTTTGAAGCGGACACGGAACAAGTGGATTCGCCCCTTTTGGATTACTATCTGATCAGCGCAAGTACACCTGGGAAAGTGGTGGGGAAATACAACACAATTTCCGGTATGCCCCAGGAACTTCCCAAATGGGCCTTCGGACTTTGGATGTCCGCCAATGAATGGGATACCCAGTCAGAAGCCCTGGAAGCAATGAACCAGTCTAAAAACAACGACATTCCTGCTACGGTTTTAGTGCTGGAACAGTGGAGCGATGAAAACACCTTTTACGTTTGGAATGAAGCTGCCTATACGCCTGTTTCAGGTTCGGCTGCTTTTAGCAACTCGGATTTCACCTATGGATCCAAATGGCCGAATCCAAAGGCCATGACAGACACCCTTCATGAAAATGGCTTAAAACTGGTGCTGTGGCAGATCCCCGTTTTAAAATACACGCCTTACTCCTACGGGCAGAAAGATAATGACGAGGCCTATATGCTCCAGAAGGGATATGCGGTTTCCGACGGTCATAACGGGGCCTACCGCATTCCTGAATCAGGGTGGTTCGGAAACAGTCTGCTGTTGGATTTCACCAACCCCGAAGCAGTAGACTGGTGGATGAACAAGCGCGCTTACCTTTTTGATGATATTAAGATAGACGGCGTAAAAACAGATGGCGGAGAAATGGTTTGGCGTAAGGACACTTCCTTCCATAACGGCGGAACTGACCTTTCCATGCGAAACGCATACCCTAACGCCTACATAAAGGGCTATAACGACTTTGTGAAGAAAAAAACAGGGGAAGGAATCACCTTCAGCCGGTCAGGGACCGCAGGGGTTCAGTCCTCCGGAGCCTTTTGGGCAGGAGATCAGACCTCCAGCTTTTCCGCTTTCCGGGACGCTCTCAGTGCCGGTTTGAGTGCCGGAATTTCAGGAGTACCTTTCTGGAGCTGGGATCTGGCCGGGTTTACGGGAAAATTCCCTTCTGCCGAGCTTTATAAGCGCAGTACCCAAATGGCTGCTTTTGCCCCGATCATGCAGTTCCACTCTGAGAAGTCCAACCCTTCTCCCAGTGAGGAACGCTCTCCCTGGAACGTTCAGAGCCGCACGGGAGACAACAGTATTGTCCCAATGTTCCGCAAATACACCAACACCCGCATGAACTTACTGCCCTATATTTTCAGTGAGGCGCAAAACAGTGCCCATGTTGGAACGCCTATGATGAGGGCCATGTTCTTAGACAATCCGGAGGATTCCAATACCTATGATTTAGAAGAACAGTATATGTTCGGCCGCAGCCTTTTGGTGGCTCCTGTTGTCTGGGAGGGACAGACAGTAAAAAGCGTATACTTACCCGAAGGGGAATGGATCGATTTCTGGCACAACGCTCTGACCCCAGGCGGCATGGCAAAAGACTATTATGCAGATGTGGATTCTATCCCTGTTTACGTTAAGTCCGGCAGCATCCTGCCTCTTAACTTAAACAAAAACTATGAGATGGGCGGTTCCATAGGCAATGATGTGGAAAATTACGAAAACCTTACCTTCCGTATCTACCCCGAAGGGGAAAGCACCTATACCTTATCTCATAGTGACCGGAGTACCATGACCGTCCGGGCAGCCGAGAATTTTGCAGCAGATACTGTAACCGTTGATCTGCCGGCTAGCCAGATTCCAATTACCACCCAGGTCTTTGGAACCAGGCCCGCCAAAGTAAATGTAAACGGTCAGGCATTACAGGAAGTAAATACTCTGGACGGCTTTATAAAGGCCCAGAGCGGATACTACTATAACCAGAATGAAAAGCTTACCTATATCAAAACAGCCTCCGGTGCTGTTAAGAAGATCGAATTAAAGGGCGTAAACAAAGCCCCTTATGAAGCGGAACACGCATCCCTGAACCATGTTTCAACCAACACGGATAAAAGCGGTTATTACGGGGACGGCTTTGTGGACCAGTTTGCGGACAATGGCGACTGGGTGGAATTTGAAGTATATTCAAAAGAAAAACGCACGGCTTCCCTGTCAGTCCGTTACTCCGCCGGAGTGACCGCCGGACAGCGTACCGTAAAGGTCAACGGGGTAAACGCCGGCACTTTGGCCCTTCCCGTTACTTCCGGCTGGAACGCCTGGAATACAGCAGACATTCCCATAAACTTAAACAGAGGCAGAAACACCGTCCGGATCTCCTATGAAAACGGGGATTTTGCCGGTATCAATCTGGACTGTATTCTGGTTAAATAA
- a CDS encoding TIM-barrel domain-containing protein — MKCLLAGQAVYGFGERFDALNQEGLARENHVYETFTNQGASTYLPIPFALTDGGGGLYVDTQEKFTVFTEKTEEGIVFTLPDQYDVWTFTGKPLEVLKEFTKLTGRPRLPPDWAFGLWMSANRWDSQAVVEEVVEEAVREGMKPSVVVIEAWSDEATFYRFDKERFPDPERMVRDLHEKGIRLILWQVPVLKKLEPGRTCPEHEADCAEAVQKGFVVTNADGSPYLIPEGRWFGGSMIPDFTNPAACDWWFGKRQYLLDMGVDGFKTDGGEFVYDDDARFFDGRTGSQMKNGYAMVYTRAYTDFIGDERMLFSRAGYTGAQTTPMHWAGDQQSTWEELRHVVTAGLNAGLSGLPFWGFDLAGFAGKLPSAELYLRSFCLACFAPVMQWHSEPASGQFSELLAASEEEINDRSPWNMAKITGRPEVLDICRRYTKERERLLPYILKEAKVSANTGRPLMAALVIDWPEDKEACAVDDEYMLGSRLLVAPVLEEGVIGRQVYLPKGNWNDYWTGEQTVGPCRLYKECRPGEILVWRLN; from the coding sequence ATGAAATGTTTGCTTGCTGGCCAGGCCGTTTACGGATTTGGAGAACGGTTTGACGCATTGAATCAGGAGGGCCTTGCCCGGGAAAACCACGTGTATGAAACCTTTACCAATCAGGGGGCTTCCACTTATCTGCCCATTCCCTTTGCCTTGACGGACGGGGGCGGAGGGCTTTATGTGGACACACAGGAAAAATTTACTGTTTTCACGGAAAAAACTGAAGAAGGAATCGTCTTTACGCTTCCGGATCAATACGATGTGTGGACATTTACGGGGAAACCCTTAGAGGTTCTTAAAGAGTTTACCAAACTTACGGGGCGGCCCAGGCTGCCACCGGACTGGGCCTTTGGCCTTTGGATGTCCGCTAACCGCTGGGATAGTCAGGCGGTGGTGGAAGAAGTGGTGGAAGAAGCTGTCAGGGAGGGGATGAAGCCCTCTGTGGTGGTAATCGAAGCCTGGAGTGATGAAGCAACCTTTTACCGCTTTGACAAAGAGCGTTTTCCCGATCCGGAACGGATGGTCCGGGACCTTCATGAAAAAGGAATCCGCCTGATTCTCTGGCAGGTTCCGGTTTTGAAAAAGCTGGAGCCGGGGCGCACCTGCCCGGAGCACGAGGCAGACTGCGCCGAAGCGGTCCAAAAGGGCTTTGTTGTCACCAATGCCGACGGCTCTCCCTATCTGATTCCGGAAGGGCGCTGGTTCGGCGGTTCCATGATACCGGATTTCACCAACCCGGCGGCCTGTGACTGGTGGTTTGGAAAGCGGCAATACCTGTTAGACATGGGAGTGGACGGTTTTAAGACCGACGGCGGAGAGTTTGTATATGACGATGACGCCCGTTTCTTTGACGGGCGGACCGGAAGCCAGATGAAAAATGGTTATGCCATGGTTTACACCAGAGCCTATACAGACTTTATAGGGGATGAGAGGATGCTCTTTTCCAGGGCCGGATATACGGGTGCCCAGACCACGCCCATGCACTGGGCCGGAGACCAGCAGTCCACTTGGGAAGAACTGCGCCACGTGGTGACGGCAGGCTTAAATGCGGGCTTATCGGGTCTGCCCTTCTGGGGCTTTGACCTTGCGGGCTTTGCAGGAAAATTGCCTTCCGCCGAATTGTATCTGCGATCCTTTTGCCTGGCCTGCTTTGCTCCGGTCATGCAGTGGCACTCAGAACCGGCTTCCGGCCAGTTTTCTGAGCTTCTGGCGGCTTCGGAAGAAGAGATCAACGACAGAAGCCCATGGAACATGGCAAAGATAACAGGCAGACCGGAGGTCCTTGACATTTGCCGCAGGTATACGAAGGAAAGGGAACGGCTGCTGCCTTATATTCTTAAGGAAGCAAAGGTAAGTGCCAATACGGGCCGCCCCCTTATGGCTGCACTGGTGATTGACTGGCCGGAGGATAAAGAGGCCTGCGCGGTGGACGATGAGTATATGCTTGGTTCCCGGCTTTTAGTGGCACCGGTTTTAGAGGAAGGAGTGATAGGAAGGCAGGTGTATCTGCCAAAAGGAAATTGGAACGATTATTGGACAGGAGAACAAACGGTGGGTCCATGCCGTTTGTACAAAGAATGCCGGCCAGGAGAAATACTGGTCTGGCGTTTGAATTAG